The stretch of DNA GCCGAGGCGCTGATCAAAGCCGTACTCATCGCTATCGTCCTCGCCGGGTCGCTGCTGAGCCTCGACGTTCTATCCACGCTGGGTCTGAGCGTCTTTCCGCAGCAGACGCTTGGCGCTTTGCTCGGTGGGACGCTCGTGGTGACGTTTCTCAAGGTTCCCGCGCGGGTCTCGCAGCGCCACGAGGCGGTGCCCTGGTACGACGTCGTTCTCGCGGTGCTTGCCGGCGCGGTCGGGGTTTACGTTGTGCTCTGGTACCCCCGCATCGCCTATCAGGTGCCATTTCCGACGACGGACAAGGTCCTGCTGGGAGCGATCACCATTCTGCTGGTGCTCGAAGCCTGTCGTCGTTTCTATGGCCTGACGCTCCCCTTTGTCTGCCTCGGGTTCGTCTTCTACGCCGCCAGCGCCGATCTCTTTCCCGAGGTGGTCCGCGCCCGCTCCATCCCTTGGAGCCGACTCACGACGGAGCTCTTCCTCGGGCCGGACGGCGTGCTCGGACTGGCGTTCTCGGTCGTTGCCACCGTCGTGCTCGTATTCGTTCTCTTCGGCCAGCTTCTCTTCGTGATGGGCGGAGGACAGGTCTTCGCGGATATTGCCACCGCCGCCATGGGGCGGTTTCGAGGTGGGCCCGCGAAGGCGGCGGTCATCGGCTCCGCTCTCTTCGGAAGCATCTCAGGCTCGGCGGTCGCGAACGTGGTCATCACCGGCTCGGTCACGATCCCGATGATGAAGCGAATGGGCTACCGGCCGGAGGTCGCGGGGGCGGTCGAGGCCGCGGCTTCCACCGGGGGCCTGGTCACACCGCCGGTGATGAGTGTCGTCGCTTTCCTCATGGCGGAATACCTCGAGATTCCTTACGCCCGTGTCGTATTGGCTGCTTGTCTTCCCGCGGTCTTGTATTTTGGGGCGATTCTCGTGCAAGTCGATCTCGAGGCCGGTCGGGCGGGTATCCGAGGCCTTTCCCGAGCCGAGCTGCCGCGGCTCGCCGGCGTCCTGCGAAAAGGGTGGCCCTTTCTTCTCCCCGCTCCGGTGCTCGTCTTCTTGCTGGTGGGACGATCCTGGGAACCGGCCAGGGCCGGAATCGTCTCGGTGGCGGTGTTGATCGTCGCCGGAGCGTGGCTCGTGCGAGACAAGCCGCCTTCGTTCTGGCTCGAGGCGTTCGAGCGCATCGGAATGTCCATTGTGGAGCTACTCGTGATCGGGGCGGCGGTAGGCCTCATCGTGGGGAGCGCCTCGTTCACCGGTCTTGGGTTTACCCTCTCGCTGCCTCTGCTGGAGCTCGGTCGATCGAGTCTGTTGTTTTTTCTCGTCGTGACGGCGCTTATCAGCATCGTTCTCGGAATGGGCCTTCCCGGAATCGCAATCTACTTCATGCAGGTCGCGCTGGTTGTTCCGGCGCTCGTC from Vicinamibacteria bacterium encodes:
- a CDS encoding TRAP transporter fused permease subunit, whose amino-acid sequence is MAASERSRRLPAFAEALIKAVLIAIVLAGSLLSLDVLSTLGLSVFPQQTLGALLGGTLVVTFLKVPARVSQRHEAVPWYDVVLAVLAGAVGVYVVLWYPRIAYQVPFPTTDKVLLGAITILLVLEACRRFYGLTLPFVCLGFVFYAASADLFPEVVRARSIPWSRLTTELFLGPDGVLGLAFSVVATVVLVFVLFGQLLFVMGGGQVFADIATAAMGRFRGGPAKAAVIGSALFGSISGSAVANVVITGSVTIPMMKRMGYRPEVAGAVEAAASTGGLVTPPVMSVVAFLMAEYLEIPYARVVLAACLPAVLYFGAILVQVDLEAGRAGIRGLSRAELPRLAGVLRKGWPFLLPAPVLVFLLVGRSWEPARAGIVSVAVLIVAGAWLVRDKPPSFWLEAFERIGMSIVELLVIGAAVGLIVGSASFTGLGFTLSLPLLELGRSSLLFFLVVTALISIVLGMGLPGIAIYFMQVALVVPALVEMGVPPIAAHFFIYYFGVFSFITPPVAIAAIAAATIAGAGAMRTAWEAMKLGLVAFIVPFAFVLSPSLLGEGEWWRMAVDFATALAGMFALSAALRGFVTGPLSGRARWALGVAALSLFIPLGSVSHARVLNASGLLVAATVVWLDLRRRDR